GTTAACACAGGAGCTATTGAAGAGGCGCAAACTTTCAAAATCTTCGCTGGTATAGCGTCTGGGCCCGAAGCTTTATTTGGATTCACatcttgcaaaagtttctcaacaCCATGCGTGTTAACGACAATATCTGGTAAATCAGGAAATTCTGAGTCCGTCATATtaggaaaattatttttgtccTCGTCGGTAAATACTGAACAAAATTAGTTGTTAAGCACATTAGCTTTGTCTTTAGCAGAGCAGACTTTGGTACCATCagaagaagtcaaagatgagACGCCAAACACCTCCTGCTTCTTTGATTTGATGAAATTCCAGAACGGTTTAGTGTTGTTACTCTCTAGACTACCGCCGATGATATCATGAACATACTCTCGCTTTGCTTTACGGATTTTACGGTCTGTTTGTCTACGAAAATGTTTGAAGGCATCCCAGGCAGCTGTGGAGCCATGTTTCTTGCTTTATTAAAAAGGCGTTTCTTTTTACAAATATCTTTCTTAATTGAATTGTTGATCCACGGTAACTTCCATCTTGAAGAAGTCATTTTGGAAGGCACAAATTCATCCATAGAATTCAGGATAACTTGATTAAATTCAGTCACAAGTTCATTAACAGTCTTAGCGTTAATATAGTCAGGAGTCAACTTCTCGTCGAAAGACTTAATCTTGTCCCCTATGTCGTCAAACTTGGCTTTCTTGTAGAGAAAAATCTTGCGTTTGACTGGTCGAACTAACTTTGGTTTCACAGAAGCATTTACAATCACCGCTTCATGGTCGCTAATACCAGGAATAACCACCACGCTTTCCACAAAAGATGGCGAGTTCGTGAAGCACAAATCAAGAATACTGTCTAGTCTAGTTGGCTCTTTCACTTGTTGATGTAAATTGAAATCAAGCGCAATTTCCAGCATTGCTTTGCTGGGTCCAGCATAGCGACCTCCCGGCTTGAACTTGAAAATTTCCCAATCGACATCCGGAAGGTTGAAATCTCCCAACAACCACACTGAAGCTTGCGGTGGAATTTTACTAAGAGCACTATCAAGCTGTTTCACATAGTCAGTATTGGTAACTTGCGAACGGTAGAAAACTCCCACATACATAGGCGTCATTCCCTGCATGCGAATGCTTACCCATAGGCTTTCTGTTTCTGTCATAAGGTCCGTCTCCTCATTTGCGATGAGATTGTCTTTAACAGCGATGAAAACACCCCCATGTGAGTCGCCACCACTCCTATCATTTCTGAAAACTTGGTAGCATGATGGGATTACTTCACCAGTGGCAATATTACTATTTAGCCACGATTCTGTACCTGTAATAACGTCCGGGTTTTCTGTGTCGAGCATCACCAGAAAACGGTAATTTTTTGCTTTAACACTCTGGCAGTTTATGTTAAGAAACTTGATGGGCTTGCACTTAGATTTCTGCTTGGCTTTACTTCTTTGACTAACAGAACGCTTGGGGCTAGAGGTAGGATGGTGAACATCTCTAAGCTCCAGGTTTTCAAGGTTTAAGGAATCCATGCTAGTATCAGGCGATGCAGCCAATGGGTCAAATGGGTTTGATAAATCGAAACTGTCTGTAAAGTCAAAAAGGGACGAGGCAAAATTTGGAATGCCACATGCGGTACAAATCCAGGTGTAAGAAACATGATTTTGTAAAGCTTCAAACACTTCGTCACTCATATTCAAACATTGTTTATGATACCATACACTGCAGCCTTCACATTCGATGGCTTGTTGCTTCCATTTCACAGCCTTGTTACAAACACCACACGGGTA
This DNA window, taken from Amphiura filiformis chromosome 16, Afil_fr2py, whole genome shotgun sequence, encodes the following:
- the LOC140172434 gene encoding uncharacterized protein, which produces MLSGDININPGPYAPKYPCGVCNKAVKWKQQAIECEGCSVWYHKQCLNMSDEVFEALQNHVSYTWICTACGIPNFASSLFDFTDSFDLSNPFDPLAASPDTSMDSLNLENLELRDVHHPTSSPKRSVSQRSKAKQKSKCKPIKFLNINCQSVKAKNYRFLVMLDTENPDVITGTESWLNSNIATGEVIPSCYQVFRNDRSGGDSHGGVFIAVKDNLIANEETDLMTETESLWVSIRMQGMTPMYVGVFYRSQVTNTDYVKQLDSALSKIPPQASVWLLGDFNLPDVDWEIFKFKPGGRYAGPSKAMLEIALDFNLHQQVKEPTRLDSILDLCFTNSPSFVESVVVIPGISDHEAVIVNASVKPKLVRPVKRKIFLYKKAKFDDIGDKIKSFDEKLTPDYINAKTVNELVTEFNQVILNSMDEFVPSKMTSSRWKLPWINNSIKKDICKKKRLFNKARNMAPQLPGMPSNIFVDKQTVKSVKQSESMFMISSAVV